cactcctcccagtttagtgtcttctgcaaacttctgagggtgcaatccacgccgtcctccagatcattaatgaattatcctagtgagagaaggcccatacacaggcggactgtgattttgattatttgtttttatacccctgtaactagctaagtggtaaaaatacacctaagttcttaaagtgtaggcctttacaggcaggcctggatATCTATATTCTAACAGGAGCTTCTGGTTCACATAACGTCTGCATGTAGCTGTGGGTGCCGGAGGCCTTCCTGACTTTGCAGAAGTATTCGGACCCAGCTGCATCCTGTGATCTCCAGTCATTGTTCTCCCCGCCCCACATGAACAGCTTCCTCCTTTGGGCTGAGCCAGTCTGGGAGAGCTGCAGACGTCGCGTTGGGGACCTTGGACGGGGGTCAACTCTGAGACGCTGCATTCCCCAAGACACGGGTAAGGTAATGAGGCAACCCCCCCAGCTTCCTCACTGGATCTCCTTCTGTCCTGCCCTCACATCAGTGCCCCCAGATCTCCCCCCTTCCAGtggcccccaacccctcccctcatCCGCTCTGATTAGAACCGATTGAAATTATTTGTGGAGCCTGTTGTCACAGGTCAGAGGCAAAACAAAAACCGTTTGAGCAGAGAATAGACAcgacaaatcctgcatcttggctggAGGTTAGATGATATGACCTTTGTGGTTCCTTCTGACTCTCTGACTCTGTGCTCCAAAGATCTTCGAAGCATTGGTGCCATTGGCCTAAAAGGATGTGATCCTATCTGAGTTCAGCTCAGGATCTGAGGAGTTTATAAACCCTGAGAAGAGTCTCAATCTGTCCGTGTCCTCTCCTAGAGCCCTTTTCATTGCTCTTCCTTCCTTTGCTCAGCACAACGTCTGCACTGCCCAAGCCGAGccgggaggaggaagaggggataCTGTGACTGTACCTCTTCCAAGAATGGAATACCTCCAAGTTCCCTTCCTGGTGCTGTGTGCCGTGGTCTTCCTCGCCGGGGTGGCATTGAATGGCTACGTCCTCTTTGTTGCCGGCTGCCGTGTGGAGAGGACGGCCAGCGCCGTGTGGTTCTGGAACCAGGCTGTGACTGATTTAATCTTCATCATTTTCCTGCCTCTCAGATTCACCTCCTTCTTCATCCTGGACTTAAATTGGGCCAATATGCTGAGCAGCACCATCACCTCCTTCCACATGTTCTCTAGCACCTTCCTCCTCACAGCCCTCAGTGTCGATCGCTGCATCCTCGTGGCGCGCCCTGAGTGGGCCCAGAACCACCACACGCCCCGCTTGGTTTTCATTATGGTTTTGGGCTTGTGGGCCCTGTCTGTTGGGTTCAGCTTGCGGTATGGTGATCTCTGGGAATTCCTGCTCTCACCTCCCAGGATCAGCATGAATTTCCAAGTGGATGAAGGGAGAGTTAGGGCCGCCATTGCGATCCAGTTCCTGGTTGGGTTTCTGATCCCATTAGCCTTGATCTTGATCCTAACCTCTTACATCGTTCT
This genomic window from Mauremys mutica isolate MM-2020 ecotype Southern chromosome 17, ASM2049712v1, whole genome shotgun sequence contains:
- the LOC123351948 gene encoding chemokine-like receptor 1, giving the protein MEYLQVPFLVLCAVVFLAGVALNGYVLFVAGCRVERTASAVWFWNQAVTDLIFIIFLPLRFTSFFILDLNWANMLSSTITSFHMFSSTFLLTALSVDRCILVARPEWAQNHHTPRLVFIMVLGLWALSVGFSLRYGDLWEFLLSPPRISMNFQVDEGRVRAAIAIQFLVGFLIPLALILILTSYIVLAAKLRRNRLIQSTKPLKILLGLIPTFFLCWLPYHVFYFLLMSAKYPLSLLNTGRASAYVLTYLSSCLNPIFYLTMEEEFQRYRQRARNSQTSNNSGPEPAA